One window from the genome of Tachysurus vachellii isolate PV-2020 chromosome 5, HZAU_Pvac_v1, whole genome shotgun sequence encodes:
- the LOC132846457 gene encoding C-C chemokine receptor type 5-like isoform X2 → MTTKNDSANDTILDEYLFCNNNNVRAFSRVFLPTLYSIVFIVGFIGNCLVVCVLVKFHKKSNMSDVCLFNLALSDLLFLLSLPFWAHYALTSQWTFGSFMCRTVTVFYMLGFYGSIFFMILMTIERYSVIVHTNTSLFHKHRSVRASIALVLFMWTLSLGASLPTVIWAQVNNKSEVWTCSLEYPKGTKWRSFSYMELNILVLIIPLSVMLFCYSCIIPILMTMKSQKKHRAVRLMLVLVSVFFLFWTPYNIVIFLKFLQYLDYMSTCKWYQDLTMAMQWVETIAFCHCCINPIIYAFVGQRFRNLFLKILKLWFPCCFGRCTTTESELKRTIRYSSEISGTKIKLKGG, encoded by the coding sequence AttctgcaacaacaacaacgtaaGGGCCTTCAGCCGAGTCTTCCTCCCTACACTCTACAGCATCGTCTTCATCGTGGGGTTCATCGGCAACTGCCTGGTTGTTTGTGTCCTGGTCAAGTTCCACAAAAAGTCCAACATGTCAGATGTGTGTCTCTTCAACCTGGCGCTTTCAgacctcctcttccttctctcaTTACCTTTCTGGGCTCACTACGCCCTCACCAGTCAGTGGACCTTCGGGAGCTTCATGTGCCGTACAGTGACAGTGTTCTACATGCTGGGATTCTATGGAAGCATCTTCTTCATGATCCTTATGACCATTGAGCGCTACAGTGTCATTGTCCATACCAATACATCCCTGTTCCATAAGCACCGGTCTGTCAGAGCTAGCATAGCCCTGGTTTTGTTTATGTGGACACTTAGCCTGGGAGCTTCTCTGCCCACCGTCATTTGGGCACAAGTGAACAATAAATCAGAAGTATGGACATGCAGTTTGGAATATCCAAAAGGAACAAAGTGGAGGTCTTTCTCTTACATGGAGTTGAACATCCTTGTTTTAATTATTCCTCTGTCAGTGATGTTGTTCTGCTACTCGTGCATCATCCCTATCTTAATGACCATGAAGTCTCAGAAGAAACACAGAGCTGTCAGGCTCATGCTGGTCTTGGtcagtgttttcttcctcttctggaCACCTTACAACATCGTCATCTTCCTGAAATTCCTGCAGTATCTGGATTACATGAGCACTTGTAAGTGGTATCAGGACCTGACCATGGCTATGCAGTGGGTGGAAACCATAGCGTTCTGTCACTGCTGCATCAACCCCATCATCTACGCCTTTGTGGGGCAGAGATTCaggaatttatttctaaagatcTTGAAATTGTGGTTTCCTTGTTGCTTTGGTCGCTGCACTACAACTGAAAGTGAACTGAAGAGGACCATTAGGTACTCCTCAGAGATTTCTGGCACAAAGATAAAACTAAAAGGTGGTTAA